A window of Haliscomenobacter hydrossis DSM 1100 contains these coding sequences:
- a CDS encoding dockerin type I domain-containing protein, translating to MHVLFVIVFFGVFIEDHKTQTVMKFLIPRTNLSDLLFMVSALSVFIFAPAQTSNWKQIQAVHFNQVEHPEASEPVIVFHCIDWIKDTLPSYDLDFVLNNPSTIGNPGFVESPKVTTNDPQIIPNAKWRDKKGAGACNYEPVNLEYDSVSNLGYIYARAINGDSTCQTSLFWRDRVEYYSCEDILKNGGIYARIFRRWAAICGGARKDTVQVISFARPRIKDFVFNVNGEEIGHEGFDRVVTYQACSGDKSLIKKEDVTPYVDSYFSSNLKPKPAFIDGKNGKYRVDIQDQDFPICGGIDLNRGWKIVRSLLVFDSCQAAYIDTFRVIIKIGDYKGPAWIKPQQIPEIYTEPQTCTASFYATATDLKQKFGLEVKDCHLGGISAYVEVKDRYVNGVLVAENVWDKLPNSIYNNNTISLSEGHYRLILFAGDACFNTSQDTCEFIVKDKSAPAPICVDGLTVELLPDGNGGGKFTLHAADFIAEGIYDCYGQGPDTNFTGQRLVTHYSINRVGERVDSSQKKLELDCAQVGRVVLIELHAWDTRGKHDYCVTYVEVMDENPKSCHVIVEPGYISGTVSTEGNTNVQGVTVTISGSLSGVFTTNSNGGYSFLIYRPGGEYTVTPKLDKNPLNGVSTFDLLLIQKHILGIQVLNSPYKMIAADVNNSKSISTLDLIQLRKLILGLDLHFLNNTSWRFIDAAYVFPDPTKPWLEKFPEEVYINNLTTNSNGNFVAIKIGDMNASAKVNTSE from the coding sequence TTGCATGTTTTATTTGTTATTGTTTTCTTTGGTGTATTCATTGAGGATCATAAAACCCAGACCGTTATGAAATTTTTAATCCCAAGAACAAATTTGTCTGATTTGCTTTTCATGGTAAGTGCATTAAGTGTTTTTATTTTTGCTCCAGCCCAGACTTCAAACTGGAAGCAGATACAAGCGGTGCATTTTAACCAGGTTGAGCACCCTGAAGCATCCGAACCGGTAATTGTTTTCCATTGCATCGACTGGATCAAAGATACCTTGCCGAGTTATGACCTGGATTTTGTGCTGAACAACCCATCGACCATCGGTAATCCAGGTTTTGTTGAATCGCCCAAAGTGACAACAAATGACCCTCAAATCATTCCCAATGCAAAATGGAGAGACAAAAAGGGGGCGGGCGCTTGTAACTATGAACCAGTTAATCTCGAATACGACAGCGTATCCAATTTGGGCTATATTTATGCCAGAGCCATCAACGGAGACAGTACCTGCCAGACGTCTCTATTCTGGCGGGATCGCGTCGAATACTACTCCTGTGAAGACATCCTGAAAAATGGGGGAATTTACGCGCGAATCTTCCGTAGATGGGCTGCCATTTGCGGAGGTGCGCGTAAAGATACGGTTCAGGTAATTTCGTTTGCACGGCCGAGAATAAAGGACTTTGTTTTCAATGTGAATGGAGAAGAAATCGGGCACGAAGGTTTTGATCGGGTGGTGACCTACCAGGCTTGCTCAGGAGATAAAAGTTTGATTAAAAAGGAAGATGTGACTCCTTATGTGGATAGTTATTTTAGTTCCAATTTGAAGCCAAAACCAGCCTTTATTGATGGAAAAAACGGGAAGTACAGGGTAGATATTCAAGATCAGGATTTTCCTATTTGTGGAGGAATAGATCTCAATAGAGGTTGGAAAATTGTGCGCTCTTTGCTCGTATTTGACTCTTGCCAAGCTGCTTACATCGATACTTTTCGCGTAATCATCAAAATAGGGGATTATAAAGGGCCAGCGTGGATAAAACCGCAGCAAATTCCAGAGATTTATACCGAGCCTCAAACCTGCACCGCTTCATTTTATGCTACAGCAACTGATCTAAAGCAGAAATTTGGCTTGGAAGTAAAAGATTGCCACTTGGGAGGAATAAGTGCCTATGTCGAAGTCAAAGATCGGTACGTAAATGGTGTTTTAGTCGCCGAAAATGTGTGGGATAAGCTTCCCAACTCAATTTATAACAATAACACCATCAGCCTAAGCGAAGGCCATTACCGCTTGATTCTTTTTGCAGGAGATGCTTGTTTTAATACTTCGCAAGATACATGTGAGTTTATCGTGAAAGATAAAAGCGCCCCTGCCCCCATTTGTGTTGATGGTTTAACGGTGGAATTGCTGCCGGATGGCAATGGTGGTGGAAAGTTTACCCTCCACGCCGCTGATTTTATCGCTGAGGGCATTTATGATTGTTATGGCCAAGGACCCGATACGAACTTCACTGGGCAACGATTGGTTACTCATTATTCCATCAACAGAGTGGGGGAGAGGGTTGATTCCAGCCAAAAAAAGTTGGAGCTAGATTGTGCACAAGTAGGACGAGTTGTGCTAATCGAATTACACGCTTGGGACACACGAGGTAAGCATGACTACTGCGTTACCTATGTAGAGGTAATGGACGAAAATCCTAAAAGTTGTCATGTGATCGTTGAGCCTGGGTATATTTCCGGAACGGTAAGTACCGAAGGAAATACCAATGTACAAGGTGTAACAGTCACCATTAGCGGCAGTTTGTCTGGAGTATTTACGACCAATTCAAATGGTGGCTATTCGTTTCTCATTTATAGGCCTGGAGGCGAATACACCGTTACGCCAAAACTTGATAAGAACCCACTTAATGGAGTTTCCACCTTTGACCTACTATTGATTCAAAAGCACATCCTAGGTATCCAGGTGTTGAACAGCCCCTATAAAATGATTGCCGCCGATGTCAACAATTCAAAATCCATCTCAACCCTGGATTTGATTCAACTCCGGAAATTAATTTTGGGCCTTGACCTCCATTTTTTGAACAATACCTCCTGGCGTTTTATAGATGCGGCTTATGTTTTTCCCGATCCAACTAAGCCATGGCTGGAAAAATTTCCAGAGGAAGTCTATATCAACAACCTGACGACAAATAGTAACGGCAACTTTGTCGCCATCAAAATCGGCGACATGAACGCCAGCGCCAAAGTCAATACTTCGGAGTAA
- the infC gene encoding translation initiation factor IF-3, with product MAKNQFGGNRSGGGSRPPFNRNRRDSRFPSEEDKGQFRLNDQIRVPQIRLVGDNMEQLSEFIGVEIKSGEVYNTRDALQWAEKSELDLVEISPNAVPPVVRIIDYNKFLYEKKKKEKEIKAKAAKTVIKEIRFGPNTDDHDFEFKVRHAKTFLEENAKVKAYVNFRGRTIVFKDRGELLLLKFLKELEEFGSPESLPKLEGRRMIVMIAPKKKK from the coding sequence TTGGCAAAGAATCAATTTGGCGGTAATCGCAGTGGTGGCGGCAGTAGACCACCGTTCAACCGTAACCGTAGAGACTCCAGATTTCCTAGTGAGGAAGACAAAGGCCAATTCCGCCTGAATGATCAAATTCGGGTACCTCAAATTCGCTTGGTGGGCGATAACATGGAACAGCTCAGCGAGTTCATTGGGGTTGAAATCAAATCCGGAGAGGTGTACAATACCCGTGATGCCCTACAATGGGCTGAAAAATCGGAACTAGACCTGGTGGAAATCTCTCCAAACGCGGTTCCTCCCGTTGTACGGATCATTGATTACAACAAGTTTCTGTACGAGAAGAAGAAGAAAGAAAAAGAAATCAAAGCCAAAGCGGCCAAAACAGTCATTAAAGAGATTCGTTTTGGACCCAATACGGATGACCACGATTTTGAATTCAAGGTGCGTCACGCCAAAACTTTCCTCGAAGAAAACGCCAAAGTGAAAGCTTACGTCAATTTCCGGGGTCGTACCATCGTGTTTAAGGATCGAGGGGAATTGTTGCTGCTGAAGTTTTTGAAAGAACTGGAAGAGTTTGGATCGCCGGAATCCCTGCCCAAGTTGGAAGGCCGGAGAATGATTGTAATGATCGCACCGAAGAAGAAGAAGTAA
- a CDS encoding ATP-dependent Clp protease ATP-binding subunit, giving the protein MNNRRFSLKVKEVIKKSREEAFRLGHDFIGTEHLLLGIVSEKESLAVRVLESLDVDSAELKQTLEESVQKIPASNTSLSVGTLPLNKQAEKVLKVTFLEAKMLKSEEISPEHLVLSILKHKENPASKILNQFDVDYEIYKAELEYVKQEQDFSSIEPPYNQAPQDNDDPYDDDDRQGGFQQRKGNAKSRTPVLDNFGRDITKLAEEGKLDPIIGRENEIERVSQILSRRKKNNPILIGEPGVGKTAIVEGLALRIMQRKVSRTLFNKRIVMLDLAALVAGTKYRGQFEERMKAIMNELEKSRDVILFIDEIHTIVGAGGATGSLDASNIFKPALARGELQCIGASTLDEYRQHIEKDGALDRRFQKVMVDPPSAEEAIHILHNIKSKYEEFHNVIYDDDAIKACVRLSDRYITDRFLPDKAIDVLDEVGARVHLKNIHVPKHIEDLEKQIEELKELKNQAVKNQQYERAADLRDRESKLVRQLEFAKVQWEEDSKTKRYPVGEDDIAEVVSMMTNIPVMRVAQSESKKLVSMEKDMGGAIIGQDEALKKITKAIQRNRVGLKDPTKPIGSFIFLGPTGVGKTELAKALARYLFDSEDALIRIDMSEYMEKFSVSRLIGAPPGYVGYEEGGQLTEKVRRKPYSVVLLDEIEKAHPDVYNILLQVLDDGQLTDGLGRRVDFKNTLIIMTSNIGVRQLKDFGQGVGFATKSRQEAAEDNTKAVIQNALKRTFSPEFLNRIDDVVVFNSLGQEEIFKIIDITLKDLHRRLATMNFKLVISDEAKKFVAEKGFDPQFGARPLNRAIQKYLEDPLAEFILNDQPQEGALLEAILTDEKDNLRIVLAKEVNTDVKE; this is encoded by the coding sequence GTTGAAACAAACCCTGGAAGAGTCCGTGCAAAAAATACCCGCAAGCAACACCAGTTTGAGTGTGGGTACCCTCCCACTCAACAAACAGGCCGAAAAAGTACTTAAAGTCACTTTTTTGGAAGCAAAAATGCTCAAAAGTGAAGAGATCAGCCCAGAACACCTGGTGCTCTCCATTTTAAAGCACAAGGAAAACCCAGCTTCTAAAATTCTCAATCAATTCGACGTGGATTACGAAATTTACAAAGCCGAGCTCGAATACGTAAAGCAGGAGCAAGATTTCTCTAGCATCGAGCCGCCTTATAACCAAGCACCACAAGATAATGATGACCCCTACGACGACGACGATCGTCAAGGTGGTTTTCAGCAGCGTAAAGGCAACGCCAAATCCCGCACTCCAGTGTTGGACAACTTTGGCAGAGACATTACCAAACTAGCTGAAGAGGGCAAGTTAGACCCCATTATCGGCCGGGAAAACGAAATCGAGCGGGTATCTCAAATCCTGAGTCGCCGCAAAAAGAACAACCCTATCCTCATCGGAGAACCCGGGGTGGGCAAAACGGCGATAGTGGAAGGGCTGGCCTTGCGCATCATGCAGCGCAAAGTGTCGCGTACGCTGTTCAACAAACGCATCGTCATGCTGGACCTGGCAGCCTTGGTTGCCGGAACCAAATACCGTGGCCAGTTTGAAGAACGTATGAAAGCGATCATGAATGAATTGGAAAAATCGCGCGATGTTATCCTCTTCATTGATGAAATCCACACCATTGTTGGCGCCGGAGGTGCTACAGGCTCTCTGGATGCCTCCAACATCTTCAAGCCTGCCCTGGCTCGGGGAGAACTCCAGTGCATCGGGGCATCTACGCTGGATGAATACCGCCAACACATTGAAAAGGATGGCGCGCTCGATCGTCGCTTCCAAAAAGTAATGGTTGATCCCCCCTCCGCCGAAGAAGCCATCCACATTTTGCACAACATCAAGTCGAAGTACGAAGAGTTCCACAACGTCATCTACGATGATGATGCCATCAAAGCTTGTGTACGCCTCAGTGACCGCTACATCACCGATCGGTTCCTTCCCGATAAAGCCATCGACGTACTGGATGAAGTAGGCGCCCGGGTTCACTTGAAGAACATTCACGTTCCGAAGCACATCGAAGATTTGGAAAAACAAATCGAGGAGCTGAAAGAACTGAAAAACCAGGCCGTGAAAAACCAGCAGTACGAAAGGGCTGCCGATTTGCGCGATCGCGAATCCAAGTTAGTGCGCCAATTGGAGTTCGCCAAAGTGCAATGGGAAGAAGATTCCAAGACCAAACGTTATCCTGTTGGTGAAGATGACATTGCCGAAGTTGTATCCATGATGACCAATATCCCCGTAATGCGGGTAGCTCAAAGCGAAAGCAAAAAGCTGGTGAGCATGGAAAAAGACATGGGCGGTGCGATCATTGGCCAGGATGAAGCGCTGAAAAAAATTACCAAAGCCATCCAACGCAACCGGGTTGGCCTTAAAGACCCCACCAAACCCATCGGCTCTTTCATTTTCCTCGGCCCAACGGGTGTAGGTAAAACGGAATTGGCCAAGGCTCTGGCGCGCTACCTCTTCGACTCTGAAGATGCCTTGATCCGCATCGACATGAGTGAATACATGGAGAAATTCTCGGTGAGCCGCCTGATCGGTGCACCTCCGGGATACGTTGGTTACGAAGAAGGGGGCCAGTTGACGGAAAAAGTACGGCGCAAGCCCTATTCGGTCGTGTTGCTTGACGAAATCGAAAAAGCACACCCGGATGTATACAACATTCTGCTGCAGGTATTGGACGATGGTCAGTTGACCGACGGTCTGGGCCGCAGGGTAGACTTCAAAAACACCCTGATCATCATGACCTCCAACATTGGGGTACGCCAGTTGAAGGATTTTGGTCAAGGGGTTGGTTTTGCCACCAAGTCTCGGCAAGAGGCGGCGGAAGACAATACCAAAGCCGTTATCCAAAACGCCTTGAAGCGCACCTTCTCTCCGGAATTCCTCAACCGCATAGATGACGTGGTGGTATTCAATAGCCTGGGCCAAGAGGAGATTTTCAAAATCATCGACATTACGCTGAAAGACCTGCACCGTAGACTTGCTACCATGAACTTCAAGCTGGTCATCAGTGATGAAGCCAAAAAGTTTGTGGCCGAAAAAGGATTTGATCCTCAATTCGGTGCTCGTCCGCTCAATCGGGCCATTCAGAAGTACCTGGAAGACCCGCTTGCTGAGTTCATTTTGAATGACCAGCCGCAGGAAGGTGCCCTTTTAGAAGCCATCTTGACCGATGAAAAGGACAATTTACGTATCGTGCTCGCAAAAGAAGTGAATACGGACGTCAAGGAATAA